The Setaria italica strain Yugu1 chromosome IX, Setaria_italica_v2.0, whole genome shotgun sequence genome has a window encoding:
- the LOC101770261 gene encoding LOW QUALITY PROTEIN: nicotianamine synthase 2-like (The sequence of the model RefSeq protein was modified relative to this genomic sequence to represent the inferred CDS: inserted 1 base in 1 codon) codes for MEAQNHEVAALVEKISGLHAAIAKLPSLSPSPAVDALFTALVTACVPASPVDVSRLGPDAQKMREELIRLCSDAEGQLEAHYADALAAFDNPLDHLARFPYYRNYLDLSRLEYELLGRYVPGXAPARVAFVGSGPLPFSSLVLAARHLPGTLFDNYDRCAAANERAKKLVRADADLSKRMSFRTADVADLTEELAEYDVVFLAALVGMAAEDKARVVAHLGRHMAPGAALVVRSAHGARGFLYPVVDPEDIGRGGFEVLAVYHPDDEVINSVIVARKAADGQGKGSGAAPVVSPPCKCCKMEAGAATTAAPPLLKREDMAAREEVSF; via the exons ATGGAGGCCCAGAACCACGAGGTGGCCGCCCTGGTGGAGAAGATCTCGGGCCTCCACGCCGCCATCGCCAAGCTTCCGTCGCTGAGCCCGTCCCCGGCCGTCGACGCGCTCTTCACCGCCCTCGTCACGGCCTGCGTCCCGGCGAGCCCCGTGGACGTGTCGAGGCTCGGCCCCGACGCGCAGAAGATGCGGGAGGAGCTCATCCGCCTCTGCTCCGACGCCGAGGGCCAGCTGGAGGCCCACTACGCCGACGCGCTCGCCGCCTTCGACAACCCGCTCGACCACCTCGCCCGCTTCCCCTACTACCGCAACTACCTCGACCTGAGCCGGCTCGAGTACGAGCTCCTGGGCCGCTACGTGCCCG TGGCCCCCGCCCGCGTCGCCTTCGTCGGGTCCGGCCCGCTGCCCTTCAGCTCGCTGGtcctcgccgcgcgccaccTCCCCGGCACCCTCTTCGACAACTACGaccggtgcgccgccgccaacgaGCGCGCCAAGAAGCTTGtccgcgccgacgccgacctGTCGAAGCGCATGTCGTTCCGCACGGCCGACGTCGCCGACCTCACGGAGGAGCTCGCCGAGTACGACGTGGTGTTCCTGGCGGCGCTCGTCGGCATGGCGGCCGAGGACAAGGCGAGGGTGGTGGCGCACCTCGGCCGGCACATGGCCCCCGGCGCCGCGCTCGTGGTGCGGAGCGCGCACGGGGCGCGCGGGTTCCTGTACCCCGTCGTGGACCCCGAGGACATCGGCCGCGGCGGGTTCGAGGTGCTTGCGGTGTACCACCCCGACGACGAGGTGATCAACTCCGTCATCGTCGCCCGCAAGGCGGCGGACGGGCAGGGGAAGGGCAGCGGCGCTGCACCGGTGGTGAGCCCGCCGTGCAAGTGCTGCAAGATGGAGGCGGGCGCCGCAAccaccgccgcgccaccgctGCTGAAGAGGGAGGACATGGCGGCCAGGGAGGAGGTGTCCTTCTGA
- the LOC105913597 gene encoding uncharacterized protein LOC105913597 yields the protein MDKALLDTFVEYYNKGERCQNEWKSHVYTTAIKNVREKCNVDISKYNIMVRNKTFDKHYTIINGMLESIGFGWDWNKNKISVDNDSVWEEYVAKNKEASGYRHKTVLYWHSISLVFGKDHATGEAVRTATESSKDMSKEDLSNKEPTSSATSGSLKRQRSGDSFTSMIAEKMDKFAKALKEEAFRGPTSKEILDTLNEV from the exons ATGGACAAGGCTCTTCTTGACACATTTGTGGAGTACTATAACAAGGGTGAAAGATGCCAGAATGAGTGGAAGTCTCATGTCTATACAACTGCTATCAAGAATGTCCGAGAAAAGTGTAATGTGGATATCTCAAAATACAACATCATGGTGAGGAACAAGACCTTTGACAAACACTAcactatcatcaatggtatgctggaatcaattggatttggttgggattggaacaaaaacaaaatatctGTTGATAATGATTCTGTATGGGAAGAATATGTGGCG aaaaacaaagaagcttcTGGGTATAGGCACAAGACTGTCTTGTACTGGCACTCAATTAGCTTGGTGTTTGGCAAAGACCATGCTACCGGTGAAGCGGTAAGGACTGCAACTGAGAGCTCAAAAGACATGAGTAAGGAAGATCTTAGTAACAAAGAGCCCacatcatcggcaacttcaGGAAGTTTAAAGAGGCAACGGTCAGGTGACTCTTTTACCTCTATGATAGCTGAAAAAATGGACAAGTTCGCTAAAGCACTCAAGGAGGAAGCCTTTAGAGGcccaacatcaaaagaaattctagaCACACTGAATGAAGTATAA
- the LOC101769859 gene encoding OTU domain-containing protein 6B has translation MEETLAAESAAGETHAAVETERKEETLEEVLARHRKEKSKLQDKETSLKKAAAKGSKAEQKARKKQVEEEITRLSAELEAKHAAELASFGYKPSGSSEKGNLDNLVKAIAGVTMSSNSESAKPSKVAKRRQKKAKEEAAREQRIQEEQSNLVSDRMLENDKLESKLEPLGLTVQEIKPDGHCLYRAVENQLSLHSNGTARYSYQDLRQMTAKYMREHAADFLPFFLAEGKAETGSDPSESFEKYCQEIESTAAWGGHLELGALTHCLKKHIVVYSGSFPDVEMGQEYKSGGSSAGDASIRLSFHRHAYGLGEHYNSVIPTESS, from the exons ATGGaggaaaccctagccgccgaatccgccgccggcgagacgCACGCCGCGGTGGAGACGGAGCGGAAGGAAGAGACGCTCGAGGAGGTGCTCGCCAGACACAG GAAAGAGAAATCCAAACTCCAGGATAAGGAAACAAGCCTGAAGAAAGCTGCTGCCAAAGGAAGCAAAGCTGAGCAGAAGGCAAGGAAAAAGCAGGTAGAAGAAGAGATTACACGCCTGTCAGCTGAGTTAGAGGCGAAACATGCTGCGGAGCTTGCCTCTTTTGGGTACAAACCCTCAGGCAGCTCAGAAAAGGGTAACCTTGACAACTTAGTGAAGGCCATAGCTGGTGTTACCATGTCCAGCAATTCAGAGTCTGCAAAGCCCAGCAAGGTTGCAAAGCGGCGACAGAAGAAGGCAAAGGAGGAAGCTGCTCGAGAGCAACGGATCCAAGAAGAACAAAGTAATCTCGTCAGCGACCGCATGCTGGAAAACGATAAGCTCGAAAGTAAGCTTGAGCCCTTGGGGCTGACCGTCCAAGAAATAAAGCCAGATGGCCACTGCCTGTACCGTGCTGTAGAAAACCAGCTTTCGCTCCATTCCAATGGCACTGCACGGTACAGCTACCAGGACCTACGGCAAATGACAGCCAAGTACATGAGGGAACACGCAGCCGAtttcctccccttcttcttagCAGAAGGGAAGGCAGAGACTGGGTCGGATCCCTCTGAGAGCTTCGAGAAGTACTGCCAGGAGATCGAGTCCACTGCAGCGTGGGGTGGACATCTCGAGCTTGGCGCGCTGACCCACTGCCTCAAGAAGCACATCGTGGTCTACTCGGGCTCCTTCCCAGACGTGGAAATGGGCCAAGAATACAAATCTGGAGGTAGTAGTGCTGGCGATGCTAGCATCAGGCTGTCCTTTCATAGACATGCCTACGGTCTCGGTGAGCACTACAATTCGGTGATTCCGACCGAGTCATCATAA